CAAGATCAACATATATATGATCGCCCTTTTTCACGGTAGTTAGTCTCTCTATTTGTTTTTCATAGAGTTCCCATCTCATTGATAAGCTGATCATCATTACCACTACTGCTGAACTTGGAGAGAGCGATCACCTATCTTTTTTGGCTTCCTGCTAATGGTTGAATTGAGACAATAAAAGTTGCAGAAAATTCTATTGCAAAGGTTTAGGAATTGGGCGATCGCGGATTGAAGCTACCTTCAGCAATCACACGATACTTGTCCAAAAGTTCATGTTTAATTTACGTAACTCTCTCTTCTCTTGTTTAGCGATCGCTACCCTCGCCGGAATTAGCCTCTCTGACAGCCGTCCCACAAACGCTAACCCTGTTGACAACGTAGCCCAAGCCTCGACTGTTGCTGCTACAACCAACACCAAGCCAGTCAAAGTGTTTTTCCCCACCAGCCGTAGCCAACAAGATTTTTCTTACGTGGCTCCTGTAGTACGACGCACCCAAACTCAAGGGGTGGCCCAATTTGCCATTGAGCAATTAGTCGCAGGCCCAACCAGTCAAGAAAGACAACAAGGTTTTAGAGCCCCACTCAATTTGCAAGGCAGCTCTAACTGTGGTCGAGACTTTAAGCTAGTTGTCTCTACAGGTGTTGCCAAGTTGCAATTCTGTAAGCAAGTGGTATCCAACGGCATTGGCGATGATGCTCGAATCAAAAGCTCAATTACCACCACATTGAAGCAATTCCCTAGCATCAATTCAGTGGTACTTCTCGATCGCAACGGCAACTGCTTGAACGACCAAAGTGGTAACAATCGCTGTTTGCAGCAGAGTTAAAAAACATCACTACTTGGTTTGAAGTAATGAATGAAGCGATCGCTTTTACTTAATTGAGCAAGAGCAATCGCTTTACAGCATACAGAAGGAGAATCATAGCTGGTCTATTCTAGAAATACATTAGGAGTTTCCACATCTGATATATTGAGAGATTTCACTTATCTATTCCAAGTTAAATCAGATTAATTACTGAAAGTACTATCTTAATAATAGTCAGATATTCTTTTTGTGAAGTTACTTCCATGTGCCTCTTTGCAAATCCCTAGTGAGTGGCTAGAATTTGTGAGGATCTTCTAAAAGATATATAGACTTATGCATTCATTAAGCCAATCTATTTATGAAATTAATTCTAATTTGGAATCTCTTCGAGATTTTGTTGACATACTTGATACTCACTTAAGTGAAAAAGCTCAGGAATCCCTTACTATACACTCATCATCTTTAGAGTTTCTTTTACTCGTTTTTGAAAAGTTATTTGAAAATGGGAAATATAACTTAGACTCTGTTCCACCAGAACGAATGGAAGAAATCAGAGCTAAATATCCAGAGTTTTTATCAGCAGAATCCACACAGAATGGAAACAAGATAGATATAACGCTCAAATTACCCGATAAAACTAATATCGAGTTAGATAAAATTGATATAGCGCTTAAGGAGATAGGGAAGGCGCAAGGAAGGACACGAATGCTGTATAGTAGCTCGCTGATGACACTAACTAGTAGTGTTGAGCTTTTCTTTTCCAAACTCTTTCATCAATATTTCTATCTACATCCTGAATCTATTGGCACTAAAGAGAAGTTATTTAGTTTTGATGATTTAAGTAAGTTTGATACTTTAGCAGACGCACGCACACATTATATAAGTTCTAGGATTGAAGATTTATTGCGCGGACCGCTGAGTGATTGGCTTTTGTTTGCTCGCAATACAGTAAAACTATCAATGGGATATTTGAAGGAAGAACAGGAACTTCTTGAAGAAACATTTCAGAGACGTAACATTGTTGTTCATAATGGAGGAATTGCTAACTCAATCTACATAGCTAAGGTTCCTAAAAATCTTTGCAAAGATGTCAAAGTTAGCAATAACCTTAGAGGGTGTTTGAAAAGTCGGGTAAACAGTAGAAAAGCTCACTCAGTGTAAGCTGCGAATACGAAAGAACACAGCACCGAGTGAGCTAGATGGGTAAATCCTATCCCAGTAATCTGACCCGTGCCGAATACGAATTTCTCAGTGACCTGATTCCAGAAGCAAAACCCGGTGGTCGCCCACGCAGCATCGAGATGTGGGCAGTTCTCAATGCCATCTTCTACGTCCTAGTCGAGGGGTGTCGTTGGCGAGCGTTGCCGGGAGACTTTCCGGCATGGCAGACGGTGTATACCTATTTTCGCAACTGGCGCAAGGACGGCACTTGGATTGTGATTCATGACCGCTTACGTGAGTGGACGCGCATCGAAGTGGATCGCCAGCCCAGTCCCTCTGAAGCGATCCTCGACTCGCAAAGTGTCAAAACGGCGGCAGGGGTGAGCGAACAGGTGGGATTTGACAGTGGCAAAGTGATCAAGGGGCGCAAGCGGTTTATCAGTGTCGATACCTTGGGACTGGTGCTGCGTGTGTTCGTGACTGCTGCCAGTGTGGGAGAACGAGCAGGGGGCAAACGGGTACTCAAGCGGGTCAAACGGATGGACAAAGCTGTGTTTCGTCTAACCACCATTTGGGTCGATGGTGGCTTTGATGGCGCACCGTTCCTAATGTGGGTGATGGACGTTTGCCGTTGGATTATCCAAGTGGTGCTGCGACCTGAACAAACCAAGGGGTTCGTGCTGCTCAAAAAGCGATGGGTGGTGGAGCGGACATTCGGTTGGTTGATGCACTGTCGTCGTCTAGTGCGTGACTATGAGTTATTGCCAGAGACCTCAGAGACATTAATCTATCTGGCAATGATTCGGATAATGGTCAAGCGATTGGCGTAAACTTTGACTCGTTACAACTTTTCAAACACCCTCTTACACCTGACAGAAAGTATCTAAGTGATCGCATTGATATTTGGGAAAAAAACTGTATTTTAATTGCAGCAGAGCTTTGGAAACAGCTATCACCTGATGATGCTGACCGTGCAAGAGTTTTAGGGGAAATTATTTATAAACATCTACTTGCAAATCGTTGGTCTATCTCAGCATCTCTTAGCACTTTCCTTATGCGGGATAAGCAAATGCCAGAAAGCGTTTTAACATCAGCACAGCTTAACTACTGGCAGTGCCAAAAACGTTTGGGAAGATGGAGCGATATTCATTCCGAAGTAGAATCTGCTGATTATTCTGCTAAAAGCCTTCGCTATCAGCTTGGTCACCTTGCACTACTTGGAAATGCAGATGAGTTTTATGCTCTTTTGCCTCGTGCACTTCAAGTTGAGGAACTGACTGAAGATGATTTAAGAGAATACCCAATTTTTATAGATATGCGGGATGACCAGCGTTTTGAACCCTATAAAGAAAAGCAGTTAAAAAAGAAGACAAGAAAGGGTAGAAAAGCTATTTCTAAATCTGCTTAGTATCGGCTAACAACTCTTTGCAAAGAACTATAATAGATGCGCTTTTTGCTTCTTAGAGGCTTTACTTGCAGGCGGTGCCCCTAGATGACATGACAAATAAGAGCGATCGCCCTACCCACTCCTAACTCCCTATTAACCGCTAAATTGAAACGGGCAATATCAGGAAAACAGTTTCAGCAGCAGTAGCCAGATCGGGTAGGGTGGGTTACTAACGCAAGCACACAAATCTGTATGAGCGATCGCGCCTATCACCGCTTAGCCCCATTTATTCAGGAATATATTTATAGCCACGGCTGGACAGACTTGCGGCAAGTGCAGGCGGAAGCGTGCCAGGTGATTTTTGAAACGGATGCTCATCTGTTGATTGCAGCAGGGACGGCGGCGGGCAAAACTGAAGCAGCATTTTTGCCAGTGCTGACCTTGCTGCATGAGGCACCCCCCAAAACGATTGGCGCAATGTACATTGGGCCGATCAAAGCGCTAATTAATGACCAATTCGATCGCCTGAATGATTTATTAAAAGAAGCGGATATTCCGGTATGGGCTTGGCATGGAGATGTGGCGCAGAGCCAGAAACAAAAGCTGCTGAAGCATCCTAGAGGCGTGCTGCAAATTACACCCGAATCATTGGAAAGCTTGTTGATTAATCAGAGCAAAAACCTCGATCGCCTGTTTGGTGAATTGCGGTTTGTGGTAATTGATGAAATCCATGCCTTTATTGGTTCAGAACGGGGCTGTCAAATTCTCTGCCAACTAGCGCGACTGGCAAAGCTGACACAAAACCATCCTCGTCGCATTGGTTTATCCGCCACGCTAGGAGATTACGGGTTAGCCGAAGATTGGTTGCGATCGGGCACTCAGCAATCAGTGATCACGCCAGAAGTGAAGGTTGCGCAACGTACCCTGCATTTATCTCTGGAGCATTTCTACCGCTCAGAGCCAATCCGAGCCAAAGGAGACAATCGAGATGCAGCGTTTAGCCCCTACCAAAATTATTTATTTAACCAAACGCAGTCGCGGAAGTGTCTGATTTTTGCCAACAACCGCACTGCTGCGGAAGAAGCGATCGCCACTCTCCGCCAAGCCGCAACTGCTAAGGGCTTACCCGACATCTATCATGTGCATCATGGCAGTATCTCCGCCACCTTACGGGCAGCAGCAGAAGATGCGATGCGGGCTCCCACTCCCGCCGTGACAGCAGCAACCGTCACCTTTGAGATGGGAATTGATATTGGACAACTAGAGCGGGTGATTCAACTGGAGTCTCCGCCTTCGGTTGCCAGCTTTTTGCAAAGACTAGGGCGATCGGGGCGACGGGGCACACCAGCGGATATGCGCTTTGTCTGTGTGGAAGATCCGATCGCAGCCCCGGAATTCTTGCCCGATCAGATTCCCTGGCAACTGCTGCAAACGATCGCGATCCTTCAGCTTTATTTGGAAGAACGCTGGATTGAACCAATTCAACCCTTGCAATATCCGTTGAGTCTGCTCTATCACCAAACCATGAGCACATTGGTCGCTTTGGGAGAGTTGTCCCCCGCTGCCTTGGCTCAGCAAGTGCTCACGCTGCCGAGTTTTCGGGCGATCGCTCCAGAAGAATTTCGCCAACTTCTACGCCACCTGATCGAGATTGACCACATTCAAAAAACTGCCGAAGGCACGCTAATTGTGGGGCTGGCAGGGGAACGAGTGGTGCGGAACTTCAAGTTCTACGCCACCTTTCCTGATAGTGAAGAATACACAGTGCAGGAAGGAACCACAGCAATTGGTAGTATTGCGTTGCCGCCGGATGTGGGCGATCGCGTGGCTCTAGCGGGGCGATCGTGGCAAGTGCTAGAAATTGACGACAAAACCAAAACAGTATTTGTGCAACCCAGCGCTGGGGCTGCCAGTAGTGCTTGGCAAGGAGGGGGTGGCACATTGCATACCAAGGTGTTGCAACGCATGCGCCAAGTGCTATTTGAGGATGCCGAGTATCGTTACTTGCAACCAGGCGCGAAGGAACGACTGCAAAGTGCTCGGCAATGGGCTAGACGGGTCGAACTCGATCGCCACCATTTACTCCAACTGGACGACCGAAGCTGTTGCATTTTTCCCTGGCTAGGCACCACCGCTTACCGCACATTAGAACGATACCTGAAGCTCTGCTGCCGAGACTCCTTGAAGATCAAAGGGATTGGGGGGCGATCGCCTTACTTCTTCACTGTGCAACTGGGCAAAGCCAAGCTGGAAAACTTGCTTTGCGAGATTGTCGCGATCGCAGATGGCAGGCTGGTAGCTGACGAACTACTGGGGCCAGATGAGGTACCGAGGCTACAAAAATATGACGAATATGTACCTCCAGAACTTTTGCGTAAAGCCTTCACCCTGGATCATCTAAATACTGTGGAGTTAGGGAGCGTCGTGCGGCAGTGGTCTGAATGAAACGCCACAACCCATGAACGACCGTAAAACGCCGTTAGCTCTCAGACGGGGTTAACCGGAAAAGTACAACATGCTGTTGTGGTTTAACTCCTCAGTGATCGATCGCGATTGCGGGGAGATTAACCCCAAAGATGTTAGCGTTGCTACATCTAGGGAAGCTCTCAAAAGCCTAGCAAAGCTCAAGCGGCAATTTGAATAAGTAACCTATATCAGTGATTAGGCGATCGCGATCGACTCGCTAGACTGGCTTTAGTTTTGGTGATTTTAGTCACATCTACCTCTAGAGCCTGTCACACTGACCACCTCAGTAAAGTCACTAACATCAGGTGCGCTTCATCATACAAACCTATGAGCAGTTTCACGGTCTCTACCAGGGTTGAATCACGAGTTTTTCTTCGGGCAACCCATAAGATTTGGAGCAGCCACCGCACTCAAGCAAATCAGTCTTTGACTTGGATGCAGGTTGGTTGGCAAAAGTTTCCTAGTCGTCCTGTGCCGAGCTACTCCAAATTCCCGTTCCCTGTTGACTCCATATGTTAATCCAAGCACCTCCAGTCAAGCGTTACCAGCCTGAACCTCATTTTCACCCCTCTACCAAGGGCATTGCACATGTTCAGGAAACTATCTATGAGTTCTTGATCAACACAGTCAAGCAATGCTCCCCAGAGGTTGCTTTAACTGAGTTTAAAAACTTGTTTATCCACTCGGTAAGCATGACCAGCTCGGAGGTCAACCAAGCGCTCTATCAAATCATTGTTGCTAATGATGAGCAAGAGTTTCGCAACACGCTCAAACGCTCTTGTTACATCTTAATCAATAACTGGAATACTAGCAAAAACTATCAAACCATTCAACAGCTTGTTGGTTTATTTCCTAAAATAAAATTCAATCGCAAAACAGCTTCTCTAATTCTAGCTCGCCTCCACAATTGGCTAGAAAATTTCCTCAAAAGCAGCGATTATCAAGAACTAGAACTATTCATCTCTGCTTGCACCTTTCAACCAGAAAAGCCCTGGAGCCGCCGCTATACATCTTATTTACTAGTCTCTCAGTTTGTGAATACTACAAACTCAGCCGAGCAGAGAGAAACAGCCAGAGTGCTGTCAAGGCAATTAAAAGATCAGTACAAACGGGATCTAGCTTTATACGTCGCTCGCTCTCAATCTAGTGTGGTTCAAAACATTCCCTTAAAGAACCCAACTTTATTGGGGGATGAAGTACTTCTCTTAATCAAAAGATTGGTTGCCAAGAAATGTATTTTTAGCTATACAAATCTAGCCAATATTTTCCTAAAGCAAACACAAGGGTTATCTTATTATGAGTTTAAGCGGGGCTTAAAGAAATACTTGATTTACTCCATGAGTAACCAAGACTTAGCAGCATCGGTGAAAAAATCTTTATTTGATAGCTTAGAGTCTTTGTACGAAATCCATGATGAGCGAGAGCTAGATGATGCTTTATTACTCAGAACTTGCAATCGAGTCATTGAATGCTTGACCACTGAGAACCGTAAAGAACCAACTTCTCTATTTGCTTTGTTTGTGATGCAGAAAAGCCCGATTACATTGGTAATTTTACTGCTCAAAATAATTCTAGTTTGCAAAAACTCTCGAACTCATTTGGAGTCTTGCATTGCTGATTTAATTCGATACTATGAAAATCTAAATGAAGAAGATTGCCAGTGGGTAATCCACTTTTTGGAAATCTTTAGCGTCATCTTCACCGTTTATGCAGAGGATGTAGAATACAACTTGGTTCAAGTGAACCCTGAAAACTCCAACAGTGATCAGACAAATAGTGATCAGAAACAGAGTTTAGAGGCTTATCAGATTTTCTCGCAGCTTCGGGGCAATGTGCCCATAGAGACCAGTCCTCAGGCTGAAGTTGCGATCGCTATTGCAGATGAATTTTAGCTAAAAATCAACTCCTCGCTTCAAATCAACTCCTTGCTCGGCATAGTGTTTGTGGCAAATCATTTCGGAATGGACACTAGCGAGATCAAAGTAGGCTGGAGGATTATTGCAACGCCCCGTGATAATGATTTCGGTGTCGCGAGGTTTACGCAACAGCGCTTGCACAATTGGTTCTTCTGGCAGCAACTCCAGATCTACAGTCGGATTCAGTTCATCCAGGATAATAGTTTTGTATAGACCAGAAGCGATCGCGGCTCTCGCAATCTCCCAACCTCGCTCAGCCTCCACATAGTCAAGCTCTTGCTGCTGGCCCCGCCACACAATCGCATCTCGGCCACAGCGTTGATGATCGACTAAGTTGGGGTAGCTTTGCTGCAACGCGGCGATCGCGGCATCTTCGGTATAACCAGAGCCGCCCTTCAACCATTGGATAATCAAGACGCGGTGAGATTTGTCTTGGCTAATCCCTTTACCAATGGCCTGTAGGGCTTTCCCCAAAGCACTGGTAGATTTGCCCTTGCCCGCCCCGGTGTAGATCTCAATGCCATCAATCCCTTGCTCAGCAGCGGTAGGATGGTGATGGGGCTTCATTTCTGAGTGCAGGTTGGCAATGTCAATTAAAGCTGGGGGAGCCGCTCGCCCCGTGGCAATAATCTCCATGTGTTCTGGCTTGCGCTTCAGCGTGTTGACCACTTCATCCACGGGCAGCAGACCCAAGTCAAGCACTGGGTTGAGTTCATCCAGCACGACGACTGAGTAAAGACCAGAAGCGATCGCACCTTTAGCGACATCCCACCCTCGCTGGGCTTCTAGGCGATCGAAGCGAGTGATGTCATCGAAGCCAAAATGCTCAGCTCGTCCAGTCCGAACTTGGTCAATCAGGTGGGGAAAACCTCGTTGTAGAGCTTCGATCGCGGCATCTTCTTCGTACATGCGACCTGGCCCCTTGAGAAAACGCAAGAGTAAGACACGGGTTTGCACCGAGCTGTTGATGCCCAAACCAATTGAGCGCAGCACTACACCAAGTGCCGCTTGGGACTTGCCTTTGCCCGCTCCATCGTAGACATGAATTTGTCCCGCTAGCCGCTCAGAACGCGCTTGAGCGGTTCGAATGCCAACGCCAGTTCTTGCCATAGCTTTCAGTTTTCTCGTGCAGTTTCATCTTAGAGGGTGTTTGAAAAGTCGGGTAAACAGTAGAAAAGCTCACTCAGTGTAAGCTGCGAATACGAAAGAACACAGCACCGAGTGAGCTAGATGGGTAAATCCTATCCCAGTAATCTGACCCGTGCCGAATACGAATTTCTCAGTGACCTGATTCCAGAAGCAAAACCCGGTGGTCGCCCACGCAGCATCGAGATGTGGGCAGTTCTCAATGCCATCTTCTACGTCCTAGTCGAGGGGTGTCGTTGGCGAGCGTTGCCGGGAGACTTTCCGGCATGGCAGACGGTGTATACCTATTTTCGCAACTGGCGCAAGGACGGCACTTGGATTGTGATTCATGACCGCTTACGTGAGTGGACGCGCATCGAAGTGGATCGCCAGCCCAGTCCCTCTGAAGCGATCCTCGACTCGCAAAGTGTCAAAACGGCGGCAGGGGTGAGCGAACAGGTGGGATTTGACAGTGGCAAAGTGATCAAGGGGCGCAAGCGGTTTATCAGTGTCGATACCTTGGGACTGGTGCTGCGTGTGTTCGTGACTGCTGCCAGTGTGGGAGAACGAGCAGGGGGCAAACGGGTACTCAAGCGGGTCAAACGGATGGACAAAGCTGTGTTTCGTCTAACCACCATTTGGGTCGATGGTGGCTTTGATGGCGCACCGTTCCTAATGTGGGTGATGGACGTTTGCCGTTGGATTATCCAAGTGGTGCTGCGACCTGAACAAACCAAGGGGTTCGTGCTGCTCAAAAAGCGATGGGTGGTGGAGCGGACATTCGGTTGGTTGATGCACTGTCGTCGTCTAGTGCGTGACTATGAGTTATTGCCAGAGACCTCAGAGACATTAATCTATCTGGCAATGATTCGGATAATG
This region of Trichocoleus desertorum NBK24 genomic DNA includes:
- a CDS encoding GerMN domain-containing protein, with the translated sequence MFNLRNSLFSCLAIATLAGISLSDSRPTNANPVDNVAQASTVAATTNTKPVKVFFPTSRSQQDFSYVAPVVRRTQTQGVAQFAIEQLVAGPTSQERQQGFRAPLNLQGSSNCGRDFKLVVSTGVAKLQFCKQVVSNGIGDDARIKSSITTTLKQFPSINSVVLLDRNGNCLNDQSGNNRCLQQS
- a CDS encoding IS5 family transposase — encoded protein: MGKSYPSNLTRAEYEFLSDLIPEAKPGGRPRSIEMWAVLNAIFYVLVEGCRWRALPGDFPAWQTVYTYFRNWRKDGTWIVIHDRLREWTRIEVDRQPSPSEAILDSQSVKTAAGVSEQVGFDSGKVIKGRKRFISVDTLGLVLRVFVTAASVGERAGGKRVLKRVKRMDKAVFRLTTIWVDGGFDGAPFLMWVMDVCRWIIQVVLRPEQTKGFVLLKKRWVVERTFGWLMHCRRLVRDYELLPETSETLIYLAMIRIMVKRLA
- a CDS encoding DEAD/DEAH box helicase translates to MSDRAYHRLAPFIQEYIYSHGWTDLRQVQAEACQVIFETDAHLLIAAGTAAGKTEAAFLPVLTLLHEAPPKTIGAMYIGPIKALINDQFDRLNDLLKEADIPVWAWHGDVAQSQKQKLLKHPRGVLQITPESLESLLINQSKNLDRLFGELRFVVIDEIHAFIGSERGCQILCQLARLAKLTQNHPRRIGLSATLGDYGLAEDWLRSGTQQSVITPEVKVAQRTLHLSLEHFYRSEPIRAKGDNRDAAFSPYQNYLFNQTQSRKCLIFANNRTAAEEAIATLRQAATAKGLPDIYHVHHGSISATLRAAAEDAMRAPTPAVTAATVTFEMGIDIGQLERVIQLESPPSVASFLQRLGRSGRRGTPADMRFVCVEDPIAAPEFLPDQIPWQLLQTIAILQLYLEERWIEPIQPLQYPLSLLYHQTMSTLVALGELSPAALAQQVLTLPSFRAIAPEEFRQLLRHLIEIDHIQKTAEGTLIVGLAGERVVRNFKFYATFPDSEEYTVQEGTTAIGSIALPPDVGDRVALAGRSWQVLEIDDKTKTVFVQPSAGAASSAWQGGGGTLHTKVLQRMRQVLFEDAEYRYLQPGAKERLQSARQWARRVELDRHHLLQLDDRSCCIFPWLGTTAYRTLERYLKLCCRDSLKIKGIGGRSPYFFTVQLGKAKLENLLCEIVAIADGRLVADELLGPDEVPRLQKYDEYVPPELLRKAFTLDHLNTVELGSVVRQWSE
- a CDS encoding cob(I)yrinic acid a,c-diamide adenosyltransferase — encoded protein: MARTGVGIRTAQARSERLAGQIHVYDGAGKGKSQAALGVVLRSIGLGINSSVQTRVLLLRFLKGPGRMYEEDAAIEALQRGFPHLIDQVRTGRAEHFGFDDITRFDRLEAQRGWDVAKGAIASGLYSVVVLDELNPVLDLGLLPVDEVVNTLKRKPEHMEIIATGRAAPPALIDIANLHSEMKPHHHPTAAEQGIDGIEIYTGAGKGKSTSALGKALQAIGKGISQDKSHRVLIIQWLKGGSGYTEDAAIAALQQSYPNLVDHQRCGRDAIVWRGQQQELDYVEAERGWEIARAAIASGLYKTIILDELNPTVDLELLPEEPIVQALLRKPRDTEIIITGRCNNPPAYFDLASVHSEMICHKHYAEQGVDLKRGVDF
- a CDS encoding IS5 family transposase — encoded protein: MGKSYPSNLTRAEYEFLSDLIPEAKPGGRPRSIEMWAVLNAIFYVLVEGCRWRALPGDFPAWQTVYTYFRNWRKDGTWIVIHDRLREWTRIEVDRQPSPSEAILDSQSVKTAAGVSEQVGFDSGKVIKGRKRFISVDTLGLVLRVFVTAASVGERAGGKRVLKRVKRMDKAVFRLTTIWVDGGFDGAPFLMWVMDVCRWIIQVVLRPEQTKGFVLLKKRWVVERTFGWLMHCRRLVRDYELLPETSETLIYLAMIRIMVKRLA